A genome region from Syntrophaceae bacterium includes the following:
- a CDS encoding AAA family ATPase, with the protein MYLEHWGLETFPYEIVPDLKFIYNSGHWREAMTRLVYAVQRRKGAALLTGDVGCGKTTLSRALIRNLPQKDYHVGLITNPMLEPIEFIREILYQFGLEPASHSKHELLNALGEMMMQDFRENRTTILVIDEAQLLSPTNFEEVRLLLNYQFNDRFLLNLLLIGQPELRGIIRRIEQLDSRIAIRYHLGPLTPEEMARYIEFRLGRAGATREIFTPDAFEEIYRQTRGVPRRVNNLCDMCLLIGFGIQAERIDRDIVRQVIEDTAMPGDELAGAEPRQEAAKLGS; encoded by the coding sequence ATGTATCTGGAACACTGGGGGCTCGAGACCTTCCCCTACGAAATCGTCCCCGACCTGAAGTTCATCTACAACTCGGGGCACTGGCGCGAGGCGATGACCCGCCTCGTCTACGCCGTCCAGCGGCGCAAGGGCGCCGCGCTGCTCACGGGGGACGTGGGCTGCGGCAAGACGACCCTGTCGCGGGCGCTCATCCGGAACCTCCCCCAGAAGGACTACCACGTGGGGCTCATCACGAACCCCATGCTCGAGCCCATCGAGTTCATCCGCGAGATCCTCTACCAGTTCGGCCTCGAGCCGGCCTCGCACTCCAAGCACGAGCTCCTGAACGCGCTGGGCGAGATGATGATGCAGGACTTCCGGGAGAACCGCACGACGATCCTCGTCATCGACGAGGCGCAGCTGCTCTCGCCCACCAACTTCGAGGAGGTGCGCCTGCTGCTCAACTACCAGTTCAACGACCGGTTCCTGCTGAACCTGCTGCTCATCGGCCAGCCCGAGCTGCGCGGCATCATCCGGCGGATCGAGCAGCTCGACTCGCGGATCGCCATCCGCTACCACCTCGGCCCGCTCACCCCGGAGGAGATGGCGCGGTACATCGAGTTCCGGCTCGGCCGTGCCGGCGCGACGCGCGAGATCTTCACCCCCGACGCCTTCGAGGAGATCTACCGCCAGACCCGGGGCGTGCCCCGGCGGGTCAACAACCTCTGCGACATGTGCCTGCTCATCGGGTTCGGGATCCAGGCCGAAAGAATCGACAGGGACATCGTGAGGCAGGTCATCGAGGACACGGCCATGCCGGGCGACGAGCTGGCCGGGGCGGAACCGAGACAGGAAGCTGCGAAGCTGGGAAGCTGA
- a CDS encoding HD domain-containing protein, which translates to MVRYVDLITDAAQSGRKDDTAQPPATAVPGSLFSRAAQGPAAREPDSDKDIYLCLWRHLQAIKVSMLENRAFDILPLREQLRAIAGSAETIDRLYHYTTRYGNEEDYTASHSINTMIYALKIGLRLEYAPGSLEALGLAALLHDVGMFAVPDAILRKPEALSGEETAAVRRHPETGRSALAPWSAEMPWLAQTAYEHHELEDGSGYPRGLRGEQISEYAKIVGLASTYEAMTHERPHRRCVSVRELVDTKNRSFSPRVMRAFLEQISLYPIGSFVRLNNRTLGKVVGTHVGQPLRPVVQILEDADGNRVTDDRTVNLLGNPILWVTGPVSDEELARIQKG; encoded by the coding sequence ATGGTGCGATACGTCGACCTGATCACCGATGCCGCGCAGAGCGGCAGGAAAGACGACACGGCGCAGCCCCCCGCAACCGCGGTCCCCGGGTCCCTGTTCTCCCGCGCCGCGCAGGGACCGGCCGCGAGAGAGCCGGATTCGGACAAGGACATCTACCTCTGCCTCTGGCGGCATCTCCAGGCCATCAAGGTGAGCATGCTGGAAAACAGGGCCTTCGACATCCTGCCCCTGCGGGAGCAACTTCGGGCGATCGCGGGCAGCGCCGAGACGATCGACCGGCTCTACCACTACACGACGCGCTACGGCAACGAGGAGGACTACACGGCATCCCACTCGATCAACACCATGATCTATGCCCTGAAGATCGGCCTGCGGCTCGAGTACGCGCCGGGCAGCCTCGAGGCGCTGGGACTGGCCGCGCTCCTGCACGACGTCGGCATGTTCGCGGTCCCCGACGCGATCCTGCGCAAGCCCGAGGCCCTCTCCGGCGAGGAGACGGCCGCGGTCCGCAGGCACCCCGAGACCGGCCGCAGCGCCCTTGCGCCCTGGAGCGCCGAGATGCCCTGGCTCGCCCAGACGGCCTACGAGCACCACGAGCTTGAGGACGGCAGCGGCTATCCCCGGGGTCTCAGGGGCGAGCAGATCTCCGAGTATGCGAAGATCGTCGGCCTGGCGAGCACCTACGAGGCCATGACGCACGAGCGGCCCCACCGGCGCTGCGTGTCGGTCCGGGAGCTCGTCGACACGAAGAACCGCTCCTTCTCCCCGCGCGTGATGCGGGCCTTCCTCGAGCAGATCTCCCTCTACCCCATCGGGAGCTTCGTCCGGCTCAACAACCGGACCCTCGGCAAGGTCGTCGGGACCCACGTCGGCCAGCCGCTGCGGCCCGTCGTGCAGATCCTGGAGGACGCCGACGGCAACCGGGTGACGGACGACAGGACGGTCAACCTGCTGGGCAACCCGATCCTCTGGGTGACGGGGCCCGTCTCGGACGAGGAGCTCGCGCGCATCCAAAAAGGATAG
- a CDS encoding AAA family ATPase: MAQYDINLREYWRIVKKRRWIILVTLLLTGTLSTLFALLSKPVPLYKSTASVKLERVMLSGAGIYQESMPWNNADMLTSQAAVVRSHGIVEKAAKKLGMIPANLTSEEVRANKEYLATVLSLRNMVESDFEQQIGVINIHVQSEDPRLAVRLANTIAEVYREERINDTNKRSVSQKSFIEAQLVQAREKLKASEEAAKAYREQHKLVSIDAESTAMVSKLQALQAAYDKAVANAQKAGEMRRLLDRAGSTPLGSKTSFHFEDAPAAYKSFNDKLVQLMLERDTLLKTYTELHPQVAEIRRQIDEIIVTMKGQMAAFESQLREDIRDLKAKIDETAEQVRILPEKRLELSRLERQIQLNQEVFNMLERKFQEAQITNAERVETVQIIRPALEPRTPSNAPKIKEKAIAGFLIGLILGIALAFLVEMFDTSLGAIEEIESLLGVHVLGLIPHVSQQEIKETLKEKYAEDVDAEVAERGARLVSHFAPKSRLAESYRAIRTNLAFACLDKDIKTIVLTSSSPEEGKTTSIVNLAITMAQGGNRVLLIEGDLRKPMISRMFGMDYVPGLSDVLLGSYEWRKVVRTISDIMTGTLSTDDILQTPGIENLHILSSGTIPPNPAELIYSKAIGDFIAEVRSAYDVVLIDAPPLLAATDAALLAAKADAVVMVYRVGRIPRGVLKRAKAQLDNVKANVIGVILNGLRAELSSDYADYKYKYYYYFSQKTDGKPETPADRIRAIPEMLKARLGLFKKGVAGGGSAEGEQPVSGRSLRDRIKAAGAARPSIGRDPKEEKRAAIVRAAVFILAVTFLAAGILYQMGYLTFAAPSLEARKIQHRGAVTPGDPPAAAKAPGGETGIVVGTPGPGVMR; this comes from the coding sequence ATGGCCCAATACGACATCAACCTCCGCGAATACTGGCGCATCGTCAAGAAGAGGCGCTGGATCATCCTCGTCACGCTCCTGCTGACGGGGACCCTCAGCACCCTGTTCGCCCTGCTGAGCAAGCCCGTGCCGCTCTACAAGTCCACGGCGAGCGTGAAGCTCGAGCGGGTCATGCTCTCCGGCGCAGGCATCTACCAGGAGTCGATGCCCTGGAACAACGCGGACATGCTGACGTCGCAGGCCGCCGTCGTGCGAAGCCACGGGATCGTCGAGAAGGCGGCCAAGAAGCTCGGCATGATCCCCGCCAACCTCACCTCCGAGGAGGTGCGGGCCAACAAGGAATACCTGGCGACGGTCCTGAGCCTGCGGAACATGGTGGAGTCGGACTTCGAGCAGCAGATCGGGGTCATCAACATCCACGTGCAGTCCGAGGACCCCCGGCTGGCCGTGCGGCTGGCCAACACCATCGCCGAGGTCTACCGGGAGGAGCGGATCAACGACACGAACAAGCGCTCGGTCAGCCAGAAGAGCTTCATCGAGGCCCAGCTCGTCCAGGCCCGGGAGAAGCTCAAGGCCTCCGAGGAGGCCGCCAAGGCCTACCGGGAGCAGCACAAGCTCGTCTCCATCGACGCCGAGAGCACCGCCATGGTCTCGAAGCTCCAGGCCCTGCAGGCCGCTTACGACAAGGCCGTGGCCAACGCCCAGAAGGCGGGCGAGATGCGGCGCCTTCTCGACCGGGCGGGATCGACGCCGCTGGGCTCCAAGACGAGCTTCCACTTCGAGGACGCGCCGGCCGCCTACAAGTCCTTCAACGACAAGCTCGTCCAGCTCATGCTCGAGCGCGACACCCTGCTGAAGACCTACACGGAGCTCCACCCGCAGGTGGCGGAGATCCGCAGGCAGATCGACGAGATCATCGTCACGATGAAGGGCCAGATGGCCGCCTTCGAGTCGCAGCTGCGCGAGGACATCCGGGACCTCAAGGCGAAGATCGACGAGACTGCGGAGCAGGTCCGGATCCTCCCGGAGAAACGTCTCGAGCTCTCGCGGCTCGAGCGGCAGATCCAGCTCAACCAGGAAGTGTTCAACATGCTGGAGCGCAAGTTCCAGGAGGCGCAGATCACCAACGCCGAGCGCGTGGAGACCGTGCAGATCATCCGGCCCGCCCTGGAGCCCCGGACCCCGTCCAACGCGCCCAAGATCAAGGAGAAGGCGATTGCAGGGTTCCTCATCGGGCTCATCCTCGGCATCGCCCTCGCCTTCCTCGTCGAGATGTTCGACACCTCGCTGGGGGCCATCGAGGAGATCGAGAGCCTGCTGGGCGTCCACGTCCTGGGGCTGATCCCCCACGTGAGCCAGCAGGAGATCAAGGAGACGCTCAAGGAGAAGTACGCCGAGGACGTCGACGCGGAGGTGGCCGAGCGGGGGGCCCGGCTCGTCTCGCACTTCGCGCCCAAGTCGCGCCTCGCGGAGAGCTACCGCGCGATCCGGACGAACCTCGCCTTCGCCTGCCTGGACAAGGACATCAAGACGATCGTCCTGACGAGCTCCTCCCCCGAGGAGGGCAAGACGACCTCCATCGTCAACCTGGCCATCACGATGGCCCAGGGCGGCAACCGCGTCCTGCTCATCGAGGGCGACCTGCGCAAGCCCATGATCTCCCGGATGTTCGGCATGGACTACGTGCCGGGGCTCTCCGACGTGCTGCTGGGCAGTTACGAGTGGCGGAAGGTCGTCCGGACCATCTCCGACATCATGACGGGCACGCTGAGCACCGACGACATCCTGCAGACGCCCGGCATCGAGAACCTCCACATCCTCTCGTCGGGGACGATCCCGCCGAACCCGGCGGAGCTGATCTACTCGAAGGCGATCGGCGACTTCATCGCCGAGGTCCGCTCCGCCTACGACGTCGTGCTCATCGACGCCCCCCCGCTGCTCGCGGCGACCGACGCGGCGCTGCTGGCCGCCAAGGCCGACGCCGTGGTGATGGTCTACCGCGTGGGCCGGATCCCCCGCGGGGTGCTCAAGCGCGCCAAGGCCCAGCTCGACAACGTGAAGGCCAACGTCATCGGCGTCATCCTCAACGGCCTGAGGGCGGAGCTGAGCTCCGATTACGCCGACTACAAGTACAAGTACTACTACTACTTCTCCCAGAAGACGGACGGCAAGCCCGAGACGCCGGCCGACCGGATCCGGGCCATCCCCGAGATGCTGAAGGCGCGGCTCGGTCTCTTCAAAAAGGGCGTCGCCGGCGGCGGATCGGCAGAGGGAGAGCAGCCGGTTTCCGGCCGCTCGCTTCGGGACCGCATCAAGGCGGCGGGCGCGGCGCGCCCCTCCATCGGGCGCGATCCCAAGGAGGAAAAGAGGGCGGCGATCGTGAGGGCCGCCGTGTTCATCCTGGCCGTCACGTTCCTTGCCGCCGGGATCCTCTACCAGATGGGCTATCTCACTTTCGCCGCGCCGTCGCTGGAGGCCCGGAAAATTCAGCACCGCGGGGCCGTGACGCCGGGTGACCCGCCGGCCGCGGCGAAGGCCCCGGGCGGCGAAACCGGTATCGTTGTCGGCACTCCGGGCCCCGGGGTGATGCGATGA
- a CDS encoding lipopolysaccharide biosynthesis protein — MASKPTASIFRQVLVSGLWTLGLRLFNRALGFARTIVLARLLFPADFGLIAMAMLFVTGLDSITQTGMQQALIRKRTGARECLDTAWAVTLGRSLVLCLILVLAAPVVAAFFTEPRLTDILRVVSLSVLLGGLANIGIVFFQKDLAFDRQFRFEGWASALEFALTVLLAAVLRDVWALVWGGLAGNVLRVFLSYALHPYRPSFRFDPAAFRELLDFGKWVSGFAVAGFAVSQLDSILIGRMLGAEPLGHYQMAFLTAVIPSSEVAIAFSMVVFPSFSMLQDQPGRLRESFERVLQTTAMVCAPIGLGILAVAPEFVRVVLGERWQGIAPAMQILSVMGIAKALEGTTGSLLMAVGRPGLLTGSSLLQLGILAAGLYPLTLLWGIAGAALAVALTAIAAAAVALTAAVRIAGSPVSRILALLAVPLGASTVMAVGVILLKRLTGTVALPGLMFLAAAGLGLYAACLIAADAALSAGRYRGLVVEVLNGLCAAGETRGPSAGEAPDGRKAALRAENPVR, encoded by the coding sequence ATGGCATCGAAACCGACGGCATCGATTTTCAGGCAGGTTCTCGTCAGCGGTCTCTGGACGCTGGGGCTGCGCCTCTTCAACCGGGCGCTCGGGTTCGCGAGGACGATCGTGCTCGCCCGGCTTCTGTTCCCGGCCGATTTCGGGCTCATCGCCATGGCGATGCTGTTCGTGACGGGCCTGGACAGCATCACCCAGACGGGCATGCAGCAGGCGCTCATCCGAAAGAGGACCGGTGCCCGGGAATGCCTGGACACGGCCTGGGCCGTGACGCTCGGGCGGAGCCTTGTCCTGTGTCTCATCCTGGTTCTGGCCGCGCCCGTTGTGGCCGCCTTCTTCACGGAACCCAGGCTCACCGATATCCTCCGGGTCGTATCCCTCTCCGTTCTGCTCGGGGGTTTAGCGAATATCGGCATCGTCTTCTTCCAGAAGGACCTGGCATTCGACAGGCAGTTCCGATTCGAGGGATGGGCGTCGGCACTGGAATTCGCGCTGACGGTGCTCCTCGCCGCCGTGCTTCGGGACGTCTGGGCGCTCGTGTGGGGGGGGCTGGCCGGCAACGTCCTCCGGGTCTTCCTCTCCTACGCGCTGCACCCCTACCGCCCGTCGTTCCGCTTCGATCCGGCCGCCTTCCGGGAACTGCTGGATTTCGGCAAGTGGGTGTCCGGCTTCGCCGTGGCGGGCTTCGCCGTATCGCAGCTCGACAGCATCCTGATCGGGCGGATGCTGGGGGCCGAGCCCCTGGGACACTACCAGATGGCCTTTCTGACCGCGGTGATCCCCTCATCAGAGGTGGCCATCGCCTTTTCCATGGTTGTCTTCCCTTCCTTCTCAATGCTGCAGGACCAGCCGGGCCGCCTGCGGGAGTCTTTCGAGAGGGTCCTCCAGACAACAGCCATGGTCTGCGCGCCCATCGGGCTCGGCATTCTCGCCGTCGCCCCGGAGTTCGTCCGCGTGGTCCTGGGCGAGCGCTGGCAGGGGATCGCCCCGGCCATGCAGATCCTGAGCGTCATGGGGATCGCGAAAGCCCTGGAAGGCACGACGGGTTCGCTGCTGATGGCCGTCGGCCGCCCGGGACTGCTCACGGGATCCTCGCTGCTGCAGCTCGGCATCCTGGCCGCGGGCCTCTACCCGCTCACCCTGCTGTGGGGCATCGCGGGCGCTGCGCTTGCCGTCGCGCTGACGGCGATCGCGGCGGCCGCCGTGGCGCTCACCGCTGCCGTCAGGATCGCGGGATCGCCGGTTTCCCGGATTCTCGCCCTGCTGGCCGTCCCGCTGGGGGCCTCGACGGTCATGGCCGTCGGGGTCATTCTGTTGAAGCGGCTGACAGGGACCGTGGCCCTGCCGGGGCTCATGTTCCTCGCGGCCGCGGGGCTCGGCCTCTACGCGGCCTGCCTCATCGCCGCCGATGCCGCACTCAGCGCGGGACGCTACAGGGGGCTCGTCGTTGAGGTGCTCAACGGCCTGTGCGCAGCCGGGGAAACACGCGGGCCCTCAGCCGGCGAAGCCCCTGACGGCCGGAAGGCCGCGCTCCGGGCGGAGAACCCCGTGCGGTAG
- a CDS encoding glycosyltransferase family 2 protein produces the protein MTSALQVSVILPYYEGERWIERSAASVLSQAGVPFELIVVEDGSAVPDGAAGSLLSDARVRRFRIPHAGKGAALNFGAGQARAGLLCFIDQDDIMMPGRLERQVRAMLTDGTADAVYSDYERVFDDGRLIDRFVSRQASGEECLRAMATDLALVTMQTIMIRADTFRRIGGFSEDPALTGLDDAEFFARLFVSGARLRYEPGVVQQWVRHDRNYSQSEPFQDARLALIGHLRDLAGRHPQIASVLGRFTHDVHYMRGLYFLENGRRREALPEFLRAVRSYPLFPNTYYLLLKSLLLSAASLSAGRAG, from the coding sequence ATGACGTCGGCGTTACAGGTTTCGGTGATCCTCCCCTACTACGAGGGGGAGCGCTGGATCGAACGCTCAGCGGCCAGCGTGCTGAGCCAGGCAGGGGTGCCTTTCGAGCTGATCGTTGTGGAAGACGGTTCCGCCGTTCCCGACGGAGCGGCCGGCAGCCTGTTGTCCGATGCGCGGGTGCGGCGCTTCCGGATCCCCCATGCGGGAAAGGGCGCCGCCCTCAATTTCGGTGCCGGGCAGGCGAGGGCCGGCCTGCTGTGCTTCATCGACCAGGACGACATCATGATGCCGGGCCGGCTGGAGCGGCAGGTCCGGGCCATGTTGACTGACGGCACGGCCGATGCCGTCTATTCCGACTACGAGCGCGTCTTCGACGACGGGCGCCTCATCGACCGGTTCGTGAGCCGTCAGGCCTCCGGTGAAGAGTGCCTCCGGGCCATGGCCACGGACCTGGCGCTGGTGACCATGCAGACGATCATGATCCGCGCGGACACCTTCCGCCGGATCGGCGGCTTCTCGGAGGACCCTGCGCTGACGGGGCTCGACGACGCGGAGTTCTTCGCGCGGCTCTTCGTCTCCGGTGCGCGGCTCCGCTACGAGCCCGGTGTCGTGCAGCAGTGGGTCCGGCACGACCGCAACTACTCGCAGAGCGAGCCCTTTCAGGACGCCCGGCTGGCGCTGATCGGCCACCTGAGGGACCTCGCGGGGCGGCACCCGCAGATCGCCAGCGTCCTGGGGCGCTTCACCCACGACGTGCACTACATGCGGGGGCTCTACTTTCTGGAAAACGGCAGGCGGCGGGAGGCGCTGCCCGAGTTCCTCCGGGCCGTCCGGAGCTATCCCCTCTTTCCCAACACGTACTATCTGCTCCTGAAGTCCTTGCTGCTGAGCGCTGCATCCCTCTCTGCAGGCCGGGCCGGGTGA